A single genomic interval of Streptomyces sp. NBC_00663 harbors:
- a CDS encoding ribose-phosphate diphosphokinase: protein MTGIKTTGEKKMMFFSGRAHPELAEEVAQQLGVGVVPTKAFDFANGEIYVRYQESARGADCFVIQSHTAPINQWIMEQLIMIDALKRASARSITVIVPFYGYARQDKKHRGREPISARLIADLMKTAGADRLLTVDLHTDQIQGFFDGPVDHLFALPLLADYVGRKIDRDKLTVVSPDAGRVRVADRWCDRLGAPLAIVHKRRDKDVANQVTVHEVVGEVKGRVCVLVDDMIDTGGTICAAADALFAHGAEDVIVTATHGVLSGPAADRLKNSRVGEFVFTNTLPTPGELGRDLDKITVLSIAPTIASAVREVFEDGSVTSLFDEQ from the coding sequence GTGACCGGGATCAAGACGACCGGCGAGAAGAAGATGATGTTCTTCTCCGGCCGCGCCCACCCCGAGCTTGCCGAGGAGGTCGCCCAGCAGCTGGGTGTCGGGGTTGTCCCGACGAAGGCCTTCGACTTCGCCAACGGCGAGATCTATGTGCGGTATCAGGAGTCGGCACGTGGTGCGGACTGCTTCGTGATCCAGAGCCACACGGCTCCGATCAACCAGTGGATCATGGAGCAGTTGATCATGATCGACGCGCTGAAGCGGGCGTCGGCCCGCTCCATCACGGTGATCGTGCCGTTCTACGGGTACGCGCGGCAGGACAAGAAGCACCGTGGGCGTGAGCCGATCTCGGCGCGTCTGATCGCGGATCTGATGAAGACCGCGGGTGCCGACCGCCTGCTCACCGTCGATCTGCACACCGATCAGATCCAGGGCTTCTTCGACGGCCCGGTCGACCATCTCTTCGCTCTTCCGCTGCTCGCGGACTATGTGGGCCGGAAGATCGACCGGGACAAGCTCACGGTCGTGTCGCCGGACGCCGGACGCGTCCGGGTGGCCGACCGTTGGTGCGACCGTCTGGGTGCGCCGCTGGCGATCGTGCACAAGCGGCGTGACAAGGACGTGGCGAACCAGGTGACCGTCCATGAGGTCGTGGGTGAGGTCAAGGGTCGCGTGTGCGTCCTCGTCGACGACATGATCGACACCGGTGGCACGATCTGCGCCGCGGCCGACGCGCTGTTCGCGCACGGTGCCGAGGATGTCATCGTCACGGCGACGCACGGTGTGCTCTCGGGGCCCGCCGCGGACCGGCTGAAGAACTCCCGGGTGGGCGAGTTCGTGTTCACGAACACGCTGCCGACGCCGGGTGAGCTGGGTCGTGACCTGGACAAGATCACGGTGCTGTCGATCGCGCCGACGATCGCGAGTGCGGTGCGTGAGGTGTTCGAGGACGGTTCGGTGACGAGCCTGTTCGACGAGCAGTAG